The window TTTCGAGGAAGCGATTGCGCTGCTGGCCAAAGCCGAGACCATCTACCTGCTGGCCAAGCGCCGCTCCTATCCGGTGGCGTCATACATCGCCTACGCCCTGGGCAAGCTGAAGATCCGCAACCAGCTGATCGAGTCGGCCGCCGGACTGAATGCCGAGATGATCGGCTTCGCCACGCCGAGGGACGCCGTCATCGCCATCAGCTTCTCGCCTTATGCGCCGGCGACCATCGAGGAGACGCGCTCGATCGCCGAGCAGGGCGTTCCGATCGTCGCCATCACCGACTCCTCGTTCTCGCCGCTCGCCCAGTTCGCAAAAGTCTGGTTCGAGGTCGCCGAGGCCGATTTCGGCGGCTTCCGCTCCTTGTCGGCGACGATGGCGCTGGCCATGGCGCTAACGGTTGCCGTTGGCGAGAAGCGGCGCGACGCCGGCCGCAAGCGCAAGGCCTGAACGGCCTCGCATCCGCCTTTTTCGGTCGGGGAACGCTCATTCCATATTGACTATGGATTGGAATTATTATTTCATATTGCCGGCGCCACGTTGCCGCTCGCGCGTGTTACCCACAACAACGTTGCTCGATACAACAAGGCCGATGGGAGGTTCGAATGGGCGAAGCCGTGGAAGCGAAACCGCTCGACGTCATCACCATCGGCCGCGCCTCGGTCGACCTCTACGGCCAGCAGATCGGCTCGCGGCTGGAGGACATCACCTCCTTCGCCAAGTCGATCGGCGGCTGCCCGGCCAACATCTCGGTCGGCACCGCCAGGCTCGGATTGCGCTCGGCGCTGCTCACCCGCGTCGGCGACGAGCAGATGGGCCGCTTCATCCGCGAGCAACTCCGGCGCGAAGGCGTTTCGGTCGACGGCCTGAAGACCGACAAGGAGCGGCTGACCGCGCTTGTGCTGCTGTCGGTCGAGAGCGAAGGCGTCTCGCCGATGATCTTCTATCGCACCGATTGCGCCGACATGGCGTTGGCGGAAGAGGATATCGACGAGGCGTTCATCGCCTCGGCACGCGCGGTTGTCGTCACCGGCACGCATTTCTCGCGTCCCAATTCCGATGCCGCCCAGCGCAAGGCGATCCGCATCATGAAGGCCAAAGGCGGCAAGGTGGTGTTCGACATCGACTACCGTCCGAACCTCTGGGGCCTTGCCGGCCATGCCGAGGGTTTTGAGCGCTACGTCAAGTCGGACCGCGTCTCGGCGCAGCTGAGGACGGTGCTGCCCGATTGCGACCTCATCGTCGGCACTGAGGAAGAGATCATGATCGCCTCGGGCGCCGACGATTGCCTGAGCGCGCTGAAG is drawn from Mesorhizobium sp. B1-1-8 and contains these coding sequences:
- a CDS encoding MurR/RpiR family transcriptional regulator; translation: MDERVPRDFETLRATILERRHNLPKRIAQIAAYALDNPDDIAFGTAASIAASAGVQPSTLIRFAQQLGFDGFTSLQQVFRERLRERNSSYDERLAALRAKAEEGAGHRAIFDGFVAAASTSLNDISRALNDAHFEEAIALLAKAETIYLLAKRRSYPVASYIAYALGKLKIRNQLIESAAGLNAEMIGFATPRDAVIAISFSPYAPATIEETRSIAEQGVPIVAITDSSFSPLAQFAKVWFEVAEADFGGFRSLSATMALAMALTVAVGEKRRDAGRKRKA